CCGATTGATCCCGTGATTTCACTTCCCAACAAGGGGTGGATTCGGCTTCTCTCTGTGCAGACAAGAATCGCATGAGTTCACCTTCGAAAGATCCCCGTCCCTTCAAACGCGCCATCCTCAAACTCAGCGGCGAAGCCCTGCGGGAACCCGGCTCCACGGACAACATTTCCCCGGAGATCGTCGATCGCATCGCCCTGGAGATCAAGGAAGCGGTGGATACCGGTCTGGAGCTGGGCATCGTCGTCGGCGGCGGGAACTTCTGGCGCGGGGCCAGCGCCTCCGCGCGCGGCATGGACCGCGCCACGGCGGACTACGTCGGCATGCTGGCCACCGTCATGAACGCCCTCGCCCTGGAAGGCGCCCTGGAGCATCACGGCGTCAGTTGCCGGGTGCAGTCCGCCATCGAGATGAAGAACGTCGCGGAACCCTTCATCCGCAGGAAGGCGGAGCGCCAGCTCGAGGACGGCAAGGTCGTCATCTTCGCCGCGGGAACCGGCAGCCCGTTCTTCTCCACGGACACCACCTCCGCCCTCCGCGCCAGTGAGATGGGCGTGGATGTCATCCTCAAGGCCACCCAGGTCGATGGTGTCTACAACGCCGACCCACGCAAGGACCCGAACGCGGTCCGCTATGAGACCGTCACTTTCCAGGAGTGCCTCACCAAGCGCCTGAGCGTCATGGATGCCACCGCGTTCAGCCTCTGCATGGACAACCACATCCCCATCATCATTTTCGATCTCGGCCCGGCGGGGAACCTTTCCCACGCCTTGCGCGGCCTGCCCATCGGCACCCTGGTGCACGGTGAGTGATCCCATTTTTTCCCAACCAGCACATCATGGACCCTGATACAGCCATTCTCGAAGTCGAAGAAGCGATGACCAAATGCGTGGACTACCTCATCCACGAATTCGCCGGCGTCCGCACGGGCAAGGCCAGCCCCGCCCTCATCGAAAACCTCGACGTCCACGTCCATGCCTACGGCGCGGTGTCGAAGCTGAAAAGCCTCGCCGTCATCAACTCCCCGGAACCCCGGATGCTGGTGGTGCAGCCCTTCGACCCGTCCACCACCCGCGACATCGAGCGCGCCATCCGCGAGTGCAAGCTGGGCCTCAACCCCGCCGCCGCCGACCGCTCCATCCGCGTGCCCATCCCGGAACTCTCCGAGGAACGCCGCCGCGACATGGTCAAGATGATCAAGCAACTGGCCGAGGAAGCGAAGGTCCGTCTCCGCGCCGCCCGCAAGGACGGCATGGACACCGCCAAGAAAATGAAGGCCGACAACTTCCTCACCGAAGACGGCCAGAAAGATTTCGAAAAGGAAGTCCAGGAACTCACCAACAAGTTCACCAAGAAAATCGACGAGCACGCCGTCGCCAAGGAAGCCGACCTGATGAAGGTCTGACCGGCATCTCCGTTCTTCCTCCAAGCTTCAGGACGCCGGTCAACCGACCGGCGTCTTCGTTTTGGAGGGGGGCACATCGCGGAGATGACACCTGTGATGGAACGGAATCCGGGGTGTGGCGAATCTCGTGAGAGATTCGGCGGAGAGGATGGCACCAGAGGGATGAGGCGTCGCTTTTTCAGCAGACGTCCACCCAGCCGAAGGTCTCACGACCTTCGCTACCCTTTGGAAGGGTGCACG
The sequence above is drawn from the Akkermansiaceae bacterium genome and encodes:
- the pyrH gene encoding UMP kinase, which gives rise to MSSPSKDPRPFKRAILKLSGEALREPGSTDNISPEIVDRIALEIKEAVDTGLELGIVVGGGNFWRGASASARGMDRATADYVGMLATVMNALALEGALEHHGVSCRVQSAIEMKNVAEPFIRRKAERQLEDGKVVIFAAGTGSPFFSTDTTSALRASEMGVDVILKATQVDGVYNADPRKDPNAVRYETVTFQECLTKRLSVMDATAFSLCMDNHIPIIIFDLGPAGNLSHALRGLPIGTLVHGE
- the frr gene encoding ribosome recycling factor, translated to MDPDTAILEVEEAMTKCVDYLIHEFAGVRTGKASPALIENLDVHVHAYGAVSKLKSLAVINSPEPRMLVVQPFDPSTTRDIERAIRECKLGLNPAAADRSIRVPIPELSEERRRDMVKMIKQLAEEAKVRLRAARKDGMDTAKKMKADNFLTEDGQKDFEKEVQELTNKFTKKIDEHAVAKEADLMKV